AGCCGCATTATGATCCAAAAGGGTGATAAAGGCATGTATGACTTGTTTGTCCATGACAGCACTGTATAATTTTGTATAATTTGTATAAATTAtacaaaaagcaagaaaataaataaatgaaaaccaAATTCAACATTTGAAGATTGCACACGAATTCGAACCCAGGGTTTTAGCACTGAAGCCCAATGATACAAGTGACACACATGTacaaggaggagggggggggtcgtGTCAGTAGTTCACAGGCTACTATCGCATGTGATCCTACGGCGGCTGCATGGCTTGGGAACTTTTGATCGCCCCTGTGCATGCCATCGTGATATGTACAGTCTGAGTTGCTGCTTTCTAGTGCCAGTGCTGACATACGCTACCGCTGCAGCAGCGATTGAGTTAGCTCGTCCTGAAACAGAGTACCCCATCACTTAAAATACCGCAGCTGAAACCTTTGTTGGCCCAAAAGGGCCTGGATCTGCTTAGCAGCAGTGTTCAGCAATCTGTGAGCCTGCTGCATGATGCATGACGCTGGTGTAAGATCTTGTTGTTCAACAGTTGCTGCAGTTGTCATAGCAGCGCATTCCTCCTGGATGGCAGCAAAACCGCTCTTAAAACTTTTTCCCAGGTGAAGCACAACCTGGAGCAGAGCGTGCAGCAGCTGAAGGCTGAGCTCACCACTGAGCAAGAACGGGCAGCACAAGTGAGAAACTGTTGTTGCTCCAGTTCTGATCGACACAGGTTTCTTCCTTCCTTattgcctttctttcttcctttctttcattagctctttctcttccttctctcctctttctttcttctgttaaATTTCTTAAAAGTATCGCTGGTTGATTCTCCTAACTGTGACAAAAGCTTGTAGGAGGCAGTTCCAAAAGTCACTCGACTTTTGCAGGTTCAGTTGCAGCTGAATGAAGAAGTTGGTCGACTGCAGGCAGAGCTGCAGAAACAAACGAACACATTCCATGACCTGCAGGCACAGCTTGACAAAGCTCTGCAGGTGAGTGTAGGAATAGAGTGTGCTTGCTGGTCACTTCATCACAACATGTGACAAATCCAATGAACTGTGTTAACTTGTGTTGATTACAAGGCCATGCCCCTGTGTAACCCCCTCACCCTCTGTTTTGGAGTTTGTAACTCTGGAAAATTAATTTCACCAGTGTGCACAAGATAAGGCAAGCGTAGCCACTGTGACACCAAAATCAGTGAAAAggatcatttaaaaaaaaactcgtgAGATAGCACCGTTTCTGTGTGGCAGCGGTGAATTCAGCATACAGTGTCAAAAGATCACTATCAAGTCTGATTTGTGAAGGACCAGCACCCTATAAAAATTCAGGAAGGAAAGTGTGAGTATAACATGAAAACAAATATCATTAGAATTAATGCTTCTGATTGACTTGCTGGGCATTTTTGCTGTAATATTGAGCCAATATCTGGTACAATAGATGTAACAAATCCATTGACATGCTATCAATAGTCTGATTTAGGAGGTTCTACTTTGTGACTATAAAGAAAGTGTCTAACGTTCTGTATGCATGGAGCCAGCCATACTCTGGAAATTGTAATAACTTCTGTTAGCTGAAGACGTAGGTAGGCTGGATTAAAAGCTCTGGTTATTGTCTGTCGCCCTACATTTCTCACGCACATACAGTAAAACATCGTTTATCCGGATCTCGTTAACTCGGAAATTCGGTTAACTCGGACTCGCGGCGCAATCCTGGCAAAACTGTGTGTACTTCAATGGTGTTGAATGCTCGTTAATCCGGAGGGATTTAGCCGTGCACCGGTTAACTCGGACAACTCCGGAGTCGGGACTCCATGCTTTCAGTCGCGCAATCTCGGTGGCTTGAAGGTTCAAGCACTCACTGCTTGTCATAACCGACGGCGGAACCAGAGTTTTaaagaaaccgaaaccgaacgAACGACTCCAGCAGGATATAATCATGATGATAGTGaatgagagaggggaagtggctaggtggcgctagtcaccaCCCGGCGGAAGCGCTTGGGCCGCCGGCGCATCCAGTGTCAACGCCTATGCCTGCGCACCTACGCTGCTGGTTTCTTTGTGTTGTGACTTCGCGCGTAGTGTGCGAGCTCGTGCATATTGCATTCTCCAGCTGTGCCTGTGCGCGTTGCCGCCGCCGTCGCGCTTCATAGTGATGGCGACCGTCACTGAAGTGAAGTGGCAACAGCAGCCAGCAAATGATCTAGAAAGAAAGGTGATGATATTGAATGACGTGAACGCAGGTGTTTCTCAACAGGAGATAGGTCTCTCCTTCATAGTGGCATCCAGATTGTAGACTACGTTGCCGTTGCTGGTCCCCTGACTGACGATGACATATTATCGGAAGTGCTTGAAAAGGATCAGAATCACTGTTCCGATGATGGCACTCAAGATGAGCCGACACTACATAGCACCGTGCAGGAGGCCGCCGAAGCCCTCGCTGTCCTCGAGGAGTTCTGTGTCAGTTTTCGAGACAGCGAGCGTGCGCACCACCACCTGATGGGGTTGAAGAAGATCGTTCTAGCACAAAATCCGATGATGAAGGAGACAAAAATAATGCAGTTTTTTATGAAATAAAGGTTTGTCTGTGCCGAGCacattttccttttgttttcatgGTCCATTAGATAACCTTGAATTCGGTTAACTCGGACATTTTCGCCAGTCCCGTGAGATCCGGGttactgaggttttactgtacttgtgTATTTGCAGGATACTTGTGGTACACGAGCACATGGAATGTGTATGTGCAGGTACCAAGAAGTGAATGTGTATGTGAGATACCTGTCTTCGAGTTGCCTTGGTATCACAAACTGCTTCTTGTGTAACAAAAGGAAGAAAGTTATTAAAAACTGTGATCCTTTCATTACTGATAGCAGCTTGGGTAGGATGTAGTGTTACAATGCAGAACTAATCGGACACACATTGTATCAGGGACACATATAGTTTTATAAGAGAACTACTGACATTCAGGATTTTGATGTTTGTTTTCTCGCAGGAAAAAATCGCTATCAGTGAAGAACTGAAGAGACTCATGGACAGTCATGCCGAAGATGGCAGAATACCTTATCCCAGCTTGAACAGAGCAGACAGAGAGAGCATCAGCTATAGAAGAGGTGCAGTCATTGAAATCACAAGTGGAACAAGACCAAAGAGCACATAAAGAGCAACGCGATGCTTTAGAAAAGGAAATTGAAAGTGTTAGACAGTTAGCAGAAGAAAGGCAGAGCGAGATAGCCAGACTGATCTCCGAGAGTGAAGGCATTCGCAAAGAGCTGCAGTCAAATCTGTCGCAGCTTGAGGAAAGCAAGCAGAGGGAATCGCAGCTGACCCAAGAAGTTCAACTGCTGAAGTCGCACTCGAGCGAGAGTTGAGTGCACACGTTGAACGATGCAAACAGTTGGAGCAAGGTGCTGAGGAAAGCAGGTTGCTCGCCGAAGAGAAGCAATCTGAGGTTACTAGATTAAGCTCCGAAGCCGAGGAGCTTCGTAAGGAATTGCAGGCGAGCTTGGCCCACCTGaagaaagcagaaagaaagagTTGCAGCTCGTGGACGAGCTGACATTGTTGAGATCGCAAACAGAGCAAGGCCAAGTTGCGCTTGTGGAAAGGTGCAAAGCGTTGGAGAGCAGTGTTGAAGAAAGCAAAAGGCTGGAGCAAGAGAGACAGTCTGAGATAGCCAGGTTAAGTTCCGAAGCCGAAGACCTGCATAAAGAGTTGACGGCGACGTTATCACTGCTTGAGGAAAGCAGACAGAAAGAATGTCAACTGACGCAGGAGGTGCAATATTTGAAGTCGGAGGTTGAGAACCAAAGTGCTTGCCTGAATGCAGTGTGAAGGCCTAAAGAAGGAGGTCGAAGACCACAGGTTACTTGCCGAAGAGCGGCTTTCCGAGGTGGACAGGCTGACATCCGAGGCTGAACAGTTGCGCAAGGAGCTGCAGACAAATACGTTAGGACTGAGGGAAGCTAAACAAAGGGAGCATCAGATGATGGAGGAGAGTGAGTCCTTCAAATCACAAATGGAGCAGAAGCAGAGTATATTTGAAGAACAGGTTAAGAATCTCAAGGCGAAtattgaagaaacaagaaaacTAGCCGAAGAAAGGCAGTTGGAAGTCGGTAGACTGACGTCTGAAGTCGAAGACCTGCGGAAGGAGCTTGATACAAGCTTAGTTCAGTTAGATGAAAGCAGGCTGAGGGAATCGCAACTGACGAAAGAGTTGCAGTTGTCTAAATCGCAGACAGAGCAAGACCATAGTACACTCGCTGAGCGGTGCAGAGCCCTAGAAAAAGAAGTTGATGAAACCAAGCAGCTCGCAAACGAGAGGCAGTCCGAGGTTGTGAAAATCGCCTCTGATGTTGCAAGCCTTCAGAAGGAACTTGAAGTAAACATAGCCCAGCTGaagaaaagtggagagagggaatcACAGTTAGCGCAAGAGCTGGAGCTGTTCAGATCGCAAGCAAAGGAAGAGCAAACGTGCACTCATTGAGCGATGCAGATCTCTAGAGAAGGAAATAGATGAAACGCGGCATCTGGCCGAAGAGATGCAGTCCGAGGTGGCCAGGGTGACTTCCGAGGCCCAGGTGCTTCAGAAGGAACTGCAGGCGAACTTAGCCCAGCTAGAGGAGAGCAGGCAAAAGGAAACGCAACTGGTGAAAGAGCTACAGTTGTCCAAGTCCCAAACAGAGCTAAACCAAAGTACACTCCTTGAGCAATGCAGAGAACTTGAGGAGGAGATCGACAAAACCAGACGAGTCGCAGAGGAAAGCCAGTCCGAGGTGGCTAGACTGACTAGCGAGGTTGGTAGCCTCCAAAAGGAGCTGCAGACAAGCTCATTCCAGCTTGAGGAAAGTAGGCAAACAGAATCCCAGTTAATGCAGGAAGTAAATCTGCTGAAATCACAAATGGAACAAGAGCAAAGTACACTTTCCGAACGCtgc
Above is a window of Rhipicephalus sanguineus isolate Rsan-2018 chromosome 3, BIME_Rsan_1.4, whole genome shotgun sequence DNA encoding:
- the LOC125757682 gene encoding myosin heavy chain, cardiac muscle isoform-like; the protein is MQCEGLKKEVEDHRLLAEERLSEVDRLTSEAEQLRKELQTNTLGLREAKQREHQMMEESESFKSQMEQKQSIFEEQVKNLKANIEETRKLAEERQLEVGRLTSEVEDLRKELDTSLVQLDESRLRESQLTKELQLSKSQTEQDHSTLAERCRALEKEVDETKQLANERQSEVVKIASDVASLQKELEVNIAQLKKSGERESQLAQELELFRSQAKEEQTCTH